Part of the Methanolobus chelungpuianus genome is shown below.
ATTATTATATTACCTACACCATCACAGTCGACGGCAACACCCTGGAGTCCTCCGGCAGGCAGTTACGTGAAAATGTAACGGTTGAGGAGCCCGTGATGATCACTATCCTTCGGCAGAGTTCTTCCTTGTACGAAATAGAAATGCTCATAGAGGACATGCAGGGAAATGCCGTACACAGAAGCACCATAAGGATAGGTCCGCAGGCTCAGTGAAAAGCAGAATTATGGTTCTTATCTTTCCGGGTTTGAGGCGGGATATTCCTTCCGGACAACCTTAACAACAATTTTGTACTAGCAGATACAAGATAATCAGCATGAAGACCGGAAAGAACGTACTTGATATCACTGAGACTCTCAGGGCCCACAGGTCCGATGCCTTCCTGATCGTAGGGAACTCGAATAACCCGGACATCTTTTATTCCACTCATTTCTTTGCCTCCGACGCATACGCCTATGTGCAGACAAAGGATGCTGCAGAGGTCATTCTCGTATCCGATATGGAGCGCACACGGGCGGAGAAGGAGTCCCGGGTTCCCAGAGTGCGCACCCTTCAGGATTACGGCTACCGCGACAAGATAAAAGCAAGGGGAGACCCCGCACTTGCATATTGCGACTGCCTGGCCCAGATGTTCCAGGAACTGGGGGTTCGCAGGATAGCCGTGCCCCGCGATTTCCCATATCATATAGCCCAGGTCCTCAAGGAGGAAGGTTTTGCATTCGAGGCTGTCAAAAGCCCGTTCCAGCAGCTGCGCGCCAGGAAAAATGCAGAAGAGATCGAGAAGGTCAGGAAGGCCCAGGATGCATGCAACCTTGCCATGAAAGCAGCAGTGGAGATGATCCACAAGTCTGAGATTGTCAACGGGCATCTCAACTACCACGGATATGACCTGACCGCCGAAAAAGTGCGTGCAGCCATAGACCTCACGCTCATCGAGCATGGCTGCGAGGCCGAGGGCACGATCGTTGCCTGCGGGAAAGGCTCGGCCAATCCCCACTGGGAAGGTTCAGGCCTGATTATGGCGGATGAGCCCGTAGTCATTGACATTTTCCCCCGCAACAAGCGCGACAGGTATTTTGCGGACATGTCCCGCACAGTGCTCAAAGGCAAATCCCCTGAAAGGCTTGAGGATATGTACAAGGCTGTCCTTGAGGCACAGGAGGAGGCCATAGCAATGGTCAGGCCGGGTGTCCTCTGCAGCGACATACACAACAGGGTATGTGAGATATTCGGGGAGAAAGGGTATGCAACATACAAGAGCGGATCCAGTGTAGGTTTCATCCACTCTACCGGTCACGGTGTGGGTCTTGAGATACACGAGGCTCCCTCCGTGGGAGAGCGCGAGGTGGCACTTGAGGAAGGTAATATCATCACCATTGAGCCCGGCCTGTACTATCCGGACATCGGCGGCATCCGCCTGGAGGACCTTATCCTCGTTACAGCTGACGGGCACGAGAACCTGACAGAGATGGAAAAGCGCTTCGCGGTATGATCCGCAAAAAGTTTATTTTATTTAAGGACAGGAGATAGCATATGAAAGAAGGACCCAGGATGACGGATGAGATAGTTGAGAAATACTTCAGCGCAGGCAGGATACTCTCGCAGGTAAGGAGTGAGGCAAAGGACAGGATAAAGGTCGGCGCCAGCATGCTGGAAGTGGCCGAGTTCGTGGAGAACCGCGCGGTCGAGCTGGGAGCCGATGGCTCGGCTTTCCCCTGCAATCTCTCCCGCAATGACGAGGCTGCGCATGCAACTCCCCTGCCGGGAGATGAGACCCTCTTCGGGGAGGATGTCGTAAAGCTCGACCTTGGTGTCCATGTTGATGGCTACATCGCAGACTCAGCCATAACCGTGGACCTGACCGGCAGGTACGGCGACCTTGTAAAAGCATCCGAGGCAGGCTTGGATGCTGCCATCGATACTGTAAAGAACGGCGTCACCACCGCAGAGATCGGCGCTGCCATAGAGGATGCCATCACATCATACGGCTTCAAACCCATAGGCAATCTCACAGGTCATGGCGTGGCCCGATATATTCCCCATGCTCCTCCCAGCGTTCCAAACCGCAGGATCGGGGGCGGTTCCGTACTGCACACCGGCGATGTCATTGCTATCGAGCCTTTTGCAACAGACGGCGCAGGCAAGGTGTTTGACGGCAGTCTCACGGAGATCTTCCAGGTGATACGCAGCAAGCCTGTAAGGTTGCCTGCTGTCAGGCAATTGCTCAAGGACCTGGAACCATACAGGACACTGCCCTTTGCAAGAAGGTGGCTGAAGGGTGATAAGATCGAGTATTCCCTGCTCCAGCTTGAGAAGGCAGGTATCATCCACTCCTTCCCGGTGCTCAAGGAAGCAGCGGGCGGAATGGTCTCCCAGACCGAGCACACGCTCATAGTGACAGAGGACGGGTGCCATATAACGACAAAGTGAGCGGTACCGATAACATGAGGCTGAATAACGTACTTCGCTCCCTC
Proteins encoded:
- a CDS encoding M24 family metallopeptidase; translated protein: MKTGKNVLDITETLRAHRSDAFLIVGNSNNPDIFYSTHFFASDAYAYVQTKDAAEVILVSDMERTRAEKESRVPRVRTLQDYGYRDKIKARGDPALAYCDCLAQMFQELGVRRIAVPRDFPYHIAQVLKEEGFAFEAVKSPFQQLRARKNAEEIEKVRKAQDACNLAMKAAVEMIHKSEIVNGHLNYHGYDLTAEKVRAAIDLTLIEHGCEAEGTIVACGKGSANPHWEGSGLIMADEPVVIDIFPRNKRDRYFADMSRTVLKGKSPERLEDMYKAVLEAQEEAIAMVRPGVLCSDIHNRVCEIFGEKGYATYKSGSSVGFIHSTGHGVGLEIHEAPSVGEREVALEEGNIITIEPGLYYPDIGGIRLEDLILVTADGHENLTEMEKRFAV
- the map gene encoding type II methionyl aminopeptidase, whose product is MKEGPRMTDEIVEKYFSAGRILSQVRSEAKDRIKVGASMLEVAEFVENRAVELGADGSAFPCNLSRNDEAAHATPLPGDETLFGEDVVKLDLGVHVDGYIADSAITVDLTGRYGDLVKASEAGLDAAIDTVKNGVTTAEIGAAIEDAITSYGFKPIGNLTGHGVARYIPHAPPSVPNRRIGGGSVLHTGDVIAIEPFATDGAGKVFDGSLTEIFQVIRSKPVRLPAVRQLLKDLEPYRTLPFARRWLKGDKIEYSLLQLEKAGIIHSFPVLKEAAGGMVSQTEHTLIVTEDGCHITTK